The proteins below are encoded in one region of Apium graveolens cultivar Ventura chromosome 4, ASM990537v1, whole genome shotgun sequence:
- the LOC141717104 gene encoding uncharacterized protein LOC141717104: protein MEDLIRKKNDAAKHSKNSDCTFIDGGNSTQMDSTCYPDRAEVEDNSAKTETTQSDEAVPPEKTWWDIFTGPGDDSGGGGVGGGGSGGDGFGGGYCGGGGDF from the exons ATGGAAGATCtgataagaaaaaaaaatgatGCGGCTAAG CATAGCAAAAATTCGGATTGCACATTCATTGATGGAGGCAATTCCACACAGATGGATAGTACTTGTTATCCTGATCGTGCTGAAGTCGAAGATAATTCTGCAAAGACGGAAACTACTCAAAGTGATGAAGCTGTGCCGCCTGAAAAAACTTGGTGGGATATCTTTACCGGTCCCGGAGACGATTCTGGAGGTGGTGGTGTTGGAGGAGGGGGTTCTGGAGGAGATGGTTTTGGAGGAGGGTATTGCGGAGGAGGGGGTGATTTTTAA